A window of Thalassophryne amazonica chromosome 21, fThaAma1.1, whole genome shotgun sequence contains these coding sequences:
- the si:ch211-142k18.1 gene encoding uncharacterized protein si:ch211-142k18.1, translating into MKLNYRSLVTMLHCWMSIILLWVSMVTPTVCQSGDGGLGSGFDVYSVTMANHTIQAVGDEPERMSDNQSWITSGAFFPPPSPAEHYSPQPEKCSVHFSTNTASSRWLKAQKDELAYLQAIQRGNRAIMENLEQYVGAEVAGQSYEGVIKENIIGIQEEHKSCQEVVDKAIEDLERQLEGKRMDSLVGLQKIREESLEFEELLRRVTDIASRLEESSQTLHASFKKQLKDIVNIHQ; encoded by the exons ATGAAACTCAATTACCGGAGTTTG GTCACTATGTTGCATTGTTGGATGTCCATTATCTTACTTTGGGTATCCATGGTAACCCCAACTGTCTGCCAAAGTGGTGATGGTGGCTTGGGTTCAGGTTTTGACGTGTATTCCGTGACAATGGCCAACCACACAATCCAAGCAGTTGGTGATGAGCCTGAAAGGATGAGCGACAACCAATCTTGGATCACATCAGGGGCATTCTTTCCACCACCATCACCTGCAGAGCACTACAGTCCTCAACCGGAAAAGTGCTCCGTCCACTTCAGCACCAACACTGCTTCATCTCGATGGCTGAAGGCACAGAAAGATGAGTTGGCCTATCTGCAGGCCATCCAGCGTGGAAACAGAGCCATAATGGAAAACTTGGAGCAATACGTTGGAGCGGAGGTGGCAGGTCAGAGCTATGAAGGTGTGATTAAGGAAAATATCATTGGCATCCAAGAGGAACACAAGAGCTGCCAAGAGGTGGTGGATAAAGCTATAGAAGATTTAGAGAGGCAGCTAGAGGGAAAAAGGATGGACTCTCTGGTTGGGTTGCAGAA GATCAGAGAAGAGTCTTTGGAGTTTGAAGAATTGCTTCGTAGAGTGACGGACATCGCCAGCAGGCTGGAGGAGTCATCGCAGACTCTGCATGCTTCATTCAAAAAGCAGCTGAAAGACATTGTCAACATTCACCAATAA